A window of Mustela erminea isolate mMusErm1 chromosome 19, mMusErm1.Pri, whole genome shotgun sequence genomic DNA:
GCTTCCCCAAGCTTCCTGCCCctgagcccccaccccaggctacCCTTTACCTTGCAGAGAAGGGACTCTTCCTAGATTGCAAATCTGGTTACAGTTTTCCCCTGGTTAACACTTCAGCAAGTGCATATTGCTCCTAGGCTCAAAGCCAAGTCTTTATAGTAGCCCACATTTCCCTTCTCACCCCATATGATCTCAGAATAGGCACCAgctcctctaggaagccttccgTGACCCACAAGACTCAGGCCCTTGGTGCTCCCTAAATTGTTCTCGCAGACCACTTAGCTTCATTAATTAAACCTTCATTAGAGAAATGATCTGATTAGTCACTGTCTCTCCCCCAGATTCTAAACTTATGTACTTCTGTCACCCACTAAGCATTCAAAGGGTCCTGTctagggaggcacctgggtggtggctcagtcggttgagtgtctgactcatgattttagttcaggtcatgatttcatggtttGTGGGGTCGAACCCTGcgggggctccatgctcagaggggttCTGAGATTCTATCCCActcctttgcctctctctctctctcaaacaaatatatttttttaagattttatttatttgacagagaaagatcacaagtaggcagaaaggcaggcagagagagagagaggaggaagcaggctccctgtggagcagagagcctgatgcgggacttgatctgaggaccctgagatcatgacctgagccaaaggcagaggcttaacccaatgagccaccctggcgcccctctcagaaacaaatctttaaaaaaaaaaaaaaaaaaggccctgtCTAGAGGTGGGATCCACCTGCCCTttggggagtgggtgggtgggacAGCTTACTTCTTCTCTGCCCTGCACCGTTGCCTCTAGGTGCCCCCATTGCACAGCTATGTCTGCAGCTTCCTCCAGTCCCCTGATCCCAGAGCAGAGGCAATGTACATAAACAGCTCAACCAGGAGAGTGGGAAGCTATACATCTCAGGGTTCCCAATTCAATACCACGCTTCTCCAAAGTCCATCTTGCCCTTACCTTCCACAAAGCACCAGGCCTAGGGCTGTTGCTCAGCGAAGCCTGGTGCGTGGACACTAGTGCCTCCTCCTGAACCCACAAGTTACAGGTCAAAGCTCAGAGAGCAAAAGAAGGTCTTTATTTGGGGGGCGGAGGCCCTGGGCTGGCAGCTGGGGGCACAGGGGTGCTACGTCGGTAGGTACCCAGTAGGATGGCATTGATGTGCTCCAAAGTCTGGTTACTGAAGACCATGTTGAGGTGCTGTGTCCCGTGCAGAGGCAGCAGGTGCACAGGCTGGGGCTGGCGGCTCTGCCAGCGGGCACACAGCTCAGTGCTGCGTGTGGCCACAGTGTCATCACCATCTTCATAGAGTATCCCTACAGGGTCTGTGTAGGGAAAGCCGTGGTCAAAGATGTAGGTGCGGGGTGTGGGCAGGCCCACGCCATATAGACAGTATACTTCCACGCCAGGTGCTGGGAGGCCTGCCAGTAGGTCACGTGACTGGAGCCACATGTACCAGCCTTCCTCAAAGTGCACGTCTGCAAAGAAGCGCTGGAAGTCATGGCCTGTGTAGTTGACTCTGGGTGTGGAAATGAACACATGGTCTTCAGGCCATGCCTCGCTAGAGGGAAACATCCAGGGGGAAGTCGTTGTTATACGCTGTTCCTCTCTCAGCTTGATGCTGGACATGATTGGGATGCCCTGGTTGTCACCTGTGAACACAAAGCCAGGTGGGTCAGGGAGCCTGGCTACCTCCGGCCCACAGCTTGCCTCCCAGCCCATTTCAGCTGGACGCTCAGTCTTGTCCCTGCCCAATTCCAACACTGCCTCCAAGCCACAAACTCTGAGCATGCCAGCATTCAGTGGGTGTTCAGTGTGTGCTTATTAAATGAGAATCCCTGATGGCACGTGGGGCAGAGCTGTAGAGCCCCAAAAGGAGGGAGAAGTTGGTTTCTGGAATatgggtatatatgtgtgtagatGAGAGGTTGGTTCTCCCTCAGCCAAGTGTCTGGTGGCTGCTGTGGACTGAGGCTACTCGGGGTCAGAGCCATGTTATTGAAGAATCAAATCAGACTGAGTCTCTGTTTGGCCCTTATTGATGGAGTCTGATGAGTGTTTTCCTCAGCAGATCAATGAGCTACTGGAGGGAAGGTCAAGTCTGGCTGTGCCCAGCATATAGTCAGTGCTCAACAGGTGACAGCTGTGTCAGTtctcagggaagggcagaggggcttCCAGGGACTGGCCCTGCCTTTGGCAGATCTGTTCTCAGTAAGCAGATCTCTGGAAAACGGGCTCCTGGAACCAGAAGCCTGCCGAAATCCGAGTGGGCAGGCCCTGAGACTACAAGGAACAGACCTAGGTCCATGTGTCAGATTGATGGGGTtcacttcctctcttcctctccatttaCTTTCCTTTTGTCACTGAAACACCAGATCACCAAAACAGACTTCTGGCAGGAGCtaccaggccaggccaggcttACTGCTCTCAAGGGGCCAGTGACAGGGGCCAGGCCTCAGGAGTGGTAAataacaccccccacccccagcctggccaTGTGAGCAAAAGCAGGAGTGAGGGCAGGCCCGTGGTCAGCTTCATCCCCCTTCACCCCAGGCCCCTCATTAACACGGGTGGTCTGAGGCCCTCTCACCTGAGGCCAAGACCAGCATGGGCTTGATGGAGCCCCCCCAGGGAGCCCCAAGAGAGATGAATCCATCGATGAAGCGGTCCTTCCAGGCCTGGGGCTGGCGCAGCAAGAAATAGAGCAAGTGCAGGCAACCAAGGCTGTGACCAATGAGGAAGACAGGCTTCCCATAGGCAGCGTGCATCTCCTCCACCAGCCCGGCGAGCTTCCGGTAGTATTCCTCCTGCTGGCCTGCAgcggagtggggtggggggtcagggcAGTGAGGGGTCAGGGCCCACCTGCCCCAAGCCCACTGTCTACAGAGACACTCACTGGGCTCCAGCCGCCAGTCGTAGGGGGCAGCGCGTACCGTCTCATCCCGCACATACCCATTGTTGACCAGATTTTGCACCAGCGTGTGCATGTAACCTGTGGGGAAGGCAGTGGCATTGGAGGCTCTGGTCACGGCTCCTGTGGGCTGGCCATGGCCGCAGCCCACCCTTTCCCCAGTAAACACACCTGCCAGCTTGTTGTTGTCCAGGTACTCAACAGAGTAGGTCTTCCCGAAGCCGGGGACACGGATCTGTACACCAGGGGCATTGGACACGCGCCCAGAGCTGCGGTTGTAGACAACCCTGGGGGCGTTGGGACATTCAGCCCACCAGCAGCCAAGGGGCTGAGCGTGGGGGCCGGCAGAGGGGAGGGCACGTACCTGGTATTATCAATCCAGCAGTCCACCCCAAGGGGTAGGAACATATTGAGATCCAGCCAGATGGTGAAGAAATCCTCTGTCTTGCGGTAGCACATCCAGTTCACCACATCTGGTTTATCCAGCTTGGCTTCCAGCTGATTCCCCAGGCAGCCAGGCACTGTGGGTACTAGCCTTCATTCTGAATTCTTTGGATTCCTCCCctgtgctcctctccccactcccctcccttctcccccccccaATCAGGCTGTGTGACCAGCTCCGCCCCTCCGTCTCCCACACCCTCAACCTCCAGGAACTAAGGACTTGATCCTTTCCTTtaacacccccaccccaaccccccagcagCCTAGAGCCCAGGTTCTCCTCAGGCGTGGAAGGTCCAGGGGCCAAGGCCACTAGCCCCGGTCTACAAAAGGCAAACACCTACCCTGGCCTCTCCATTAATGCCGAAGTCCAAGGTGAGAACAAATAGGTAtgggggagtgggggctgggcctAGGAGAAGGAGGCAGGCCTTGATGGGCCTCTTCTGATTTCCTGGGTTGGGCATCTTGTCTTTGCTGGGATGGGGGCTGAGTGGCTATAGCTGACCACAGCTTGTAATACCCAGGCCAAGCCCTCAGGCTCACCCGCCCCCAACTCCACTGGCCTGGGGTAGATAGCTGAGAGGCGCAGAACagtgtggtgggggaaggggttcATTTCTTTGCAGAAGCCTTTGGACCCTCAAACACAGGCAGGTATGAGGCAAATGCAGGGGCAGAAGGGCCTTGGCAGGGTCTGCTACCGGggggctggggcccaggctcCCTGAGGTCTGGCCTGGTGCATCAGGGGCCTGACGGGGGCTTACCGAGGATGACGGGCCGTGTGTGGTTATTGAGCTCAGCCTTGGGCGTGGTGTGCGGGGGGAACAGCACATTGAAAAGCCAGAAAGGGGtggcaggggggagcagcagccccagcagcagcagcccccacTGCCATGGGGAGCCCGGCGGCCCCATTCCAGCCCTAGTGCCTATTGCCCAGTGAAGCAGTCCTGGGCTGGCCTtatctggagtgggggtgggaggggccctAAGGCCAGTGGGAGGGACAGCCTGGCCAATGGGGGTGGCCAGAGATTGCCGGAAAGGGGCATAGCCTCAGGGAGCCAGCTCTGGGCCTGATTTCAGTTCCGCCTTCTTCCCTTGGTGCCAGGGGAAACAGAGCCGGGGCAGCAGGAGGCCCAGAAGTACACAatgttttattgaaaaaagtCAGGCTCCAGCTGGCCAGTTCCATTCGGCTTGGCTTGGTGGGGGACCCTGCCCAC
This region includes:
- the LCAT gene encoding phosphatidylcholine-sterol acyltransferase isoform X1, with translation MGPPGSPWQWGLLLLGLLLPPATPFWLFNVLFPPHTTPKAELNNHTRPVILVPGCLGNQLEAKLDKPDVVNWMCYRKTEDFFTIWLDLNMFLPLGVDCWIDNTRVVYNRSSGRVSNAPGVQIRVPGFGKTYSVEYLDNNKLAGVFTGERVGCGHGQPTGAVTRASNATAFPTGYMHTLVQNLVNNGYVRDETVRAAPYDWRLEPSQQEEYYRKLAGLVEEMHAAYGKPVFLIGHSLGCLHLLYFLLRQPQAWKDRFIDGFISLGAPWGGSIKPMLVLASGDNQGIPIMSSIKLREEQRITTTSPWMFPSSEAWPEDHVFISTPRVNYTGHDFQRFFADVHFEEGWYMWLQSRDLLAGLPAPGVEVYCLYGVGLPTPRTYIFDHGFPYTDPVGILYEDGDDTVATRSTELCARWQSRQPQPVHLLPLHGTQHLNMVFSNQTLEHINAILLGTYRRSTPVPPAASPGPPPPK
- the LCAT gene encoding phosphatidylcholine-sterol acyltransferase isoform X2; translated protein: MGPPGSPWQWGLLLLGLLLPPATPFWLFNVLFPPHTTPKAELNNHTRPVILVPGCLGNQLEAKLDKPDVVNWMCYRKTEDFFTIWLDLNMFLPLGVDCWIDNTRVVYNRSSGRVSNAPGVQIRVPGFGKTYSVEYLDNNKLAGYMHTLVQNLVNNGYVRDETVRAAPYDWRLEPSQQEEYYRKLAGLVEEMHAAYGKPVFLIGHSLGCLHLLYFLLRQPQAWKDRFIDGFISLGAPWGGSIKPMLVLASGDNQGIPIMSSIKLREEQRITTTSPWMFPSSEAWPEDHVFISTPRVNYTGHDFQRFFADVHFEEGWYMWLQSRDLLAGLPAPGVEVYCLYGVGLPTPRTYIFDHGFPYTDPVGILYEDGDDTVATRSTELCARWQSRQPQPVHLLPLHGTQHLNMVFSNQTLEHINAILLGTYRRSTPVPPAASPGPPPPK